The proteins below are encoded in one region of Peptococcus niger:
- a CDS encoding single-stranded DNA-binding protein, with amino-acid sequence MNTVQLIGRLTKDPELRFTQNGKAVLSFSLAVERTYRGKSGEKEVDFIRCQAWGKTAENIAKFLSKGSRVAVVGSIQVRKYTDKQNIKREFTEVVCNSVQFLDSAKSQNKQKKQVNSNWEGQDESGFQPFENKNNNDTDDFWNF; translated from the coding sequence ATGAACACTGTACAATTAATTGGTCGATTGACTAAAGATCCAGAGCTTCGCTTTACGCAAAATGGCAAGGCGGTATTATCTTTCAGCTTGGCTGTTGAACGTACTTACAGAGGCAAGAGCGGAGAAAAGGAAGTGGACTTTATCCGCTGCCAGGCTTGGGGAAAAACAGCTGAAAATATTGCTAAATTCCTAAGCAAAGGTAGTAGAGTTGCTGTAGTCGGATCAATTCAGGTTCGAAAATATACGGATAAGCAAAATATTAAACGTGAATTCACAGAAGTTGTCTGCAACAGTGTGCAATTTTTAGATTCAGCTAAATCGCAGAATAAACAGAAAAAGCAAGTTAATAGTAACTGGGAAGGTCAAGATGAGAGTGGTTTTCAGCCATTCGAAAATAAAAATAACAATGATACAGATGATTTTTGGAACTTCTAA
- a CDS encoding Rpn family recombination-promoting nuclease/putative transposase, whose translation MAERKFYRLTNDLMFHIVMQESEVALRGLVASLLSKRPEEIKDVVVLNPIDYGQQIDGKEIILDVGARVNDDVLVNVEVQVRRYETWHLRSLYYAARMAAQSNPGKTYSELPFIRQFSILDYPFDKEEPEFFSEYELRNKKTGKSYTDRFRISIMDLTKINLSTEEDNLSGRRIWAELFRAKSWEELDKLAQENELAKEVVKIMSMSVKEAKLAYSMAQRDIAKMDALSREKEAEQYGMEKGMEIKACQVAKKLLEKDMSYNLIREVTGYSFSDSELERLR comes from the coding sequence ATGGCTGAAAGAAAATTTTATCGGCTGACGAATGACCTGATGTTTCATATCGTCATGCAAGAAAGCGAGGTAGCCCTAAGGGGGTTAGTGGCCTCTCTTTTGTCGAAGAGACCTGAAGAGATTAAAGATGTGGTGGTCCTTAATCCTATTGATTATGGCCAACAGATTGATGGCAAGGAAATTATATTGGATGTTGGCGCAAGGGTTAATGATGACGTATTAGTTAATGTTGAAGTGCAAGTAAGGCGATATGAAACTTGGCATTTGCGGTCGCTTTATTATGCCGCAAGAATGGCTGCACAGAGCAACCCGGGTAAAACGTATTCAGAGCTTCCCTTTATTCGGCAATTTAGCATACTGGATTACCCTTTCGATAAGGAGGAGCCTGAGTTTTTTTCGGAGTATGAATTGCGGAACAAAAAAACCGGGAAAAGCTATACAGATAGGTTTCGTATATCCATAATGGATCTGACGAAAATTAATCTTTCTACAGAGGAAGATAACCTTTCCGGTAGACGAATCTGGGCAGAACTTTTCCGAGCCAAATCATGGGAAGAGCTTGATAAGCTTGCGCAGGAAAATGAATTAGCAAAGGAGGTTGTGAAAATTATGAGCATGTCAGTCAAAGAGGCAAAATTAGCCTATTCAATGGCTCAACGTGACATCGCTAAAATGGACGCCCTCTCTCGAGAAAAAGAAGCTGAACAGTATGGTATGGAAAAAGGCATGGAAATAAAAGCCTGTCAAGTTGCTAAAAAGTTATTGGAAAAAGACATGTCTTACAACCTAATTAGAGAGGTAACTGGATATTCTTTTTCTGATAGCGAGTTAGAAAGACTGAGGTGA